Proteins encoded in a region of the Streptomyces akebiae genome:
- a CDS encoding L-rhamnose mutarotase — MQRVCFLLKVRQDRIDEYRERHAAVWPEMLEALSATGWHNYSLFLRDDGLLVGYLETEDFQAALAGMEAAEVNARWQKEMAPFFESLDGARPDEAMKPLTEVFHLA, encoded by the coding sequence ATGCAGCGCGTCTGCTTCCTCCTCAAGGTCCGTCAGGACCGGATCGACGAGTACCGCGAGCGGCACGCCGCCGTGTGGCCGGAGATGCTCGAAGCACTCTCGGCCACCGGCTGGCACAACTACTCCCTCTTCCTGCGCGACGACGGCCTGCTGGTCGGCTACCTGGAGACCGAGGACTTCCAGGCGGCGCTGGCCGGCATGGAGGCCGCCGAGGTCAACGCCCGCTGGCAGAAGGAGATGGCGCCGTTCTTCGAGTCCCTCGACGGCGCCCGGCCCGACGAGGCCATGAAGCCGCTCACCGAGGTCTTCCACCTCGCCTGA
- the rhaS gene encoding rhamnose ABC transporter substrate-binding protein: MRKATLRRSCAALAAVTSFALAVTACGGTTKSDVKDDSASAAATGKADPNAELKKGLTVGFLPKQVNNPYFTSADKGGEAALKELGSSYKEVGPSSATDTSGQVNYVNTLTQQQVDAMAVSAQDPGALCTALKQAMSNDIKVVTYDSDTKPECRNAFVSQASAEDLGRTEVQLLAEQIGYKGEIAILSAAQTATNQNTWIEFMKDELKDPKYKDIKLVKVAYGDDDAQKSFQQTQGLLQEYPNLKGIISPTTVGIKAAAQYLSGSKYKGKVKLTGLGTPNDMRKYVKDGTVEGFELWDPAKLGELAARTAVALVSGQITGKEGETFTAGDMGEYTIGKDGVISLGKPTVFNKENIDKFDF; this comes from the coding sequence ATGCGCAAGGCAACCCTCCGCCGTTCCTGTGCGGCGCTCGCCGCCGTCACCTCCTTCGCCCTCGCCGTCACCGCCTGCGGCGGCACCACGAAGAGCGACGTCAAGGACGACTCCGCCTCGGCCGCGGCCACCGGCAAGGCCGACCCCAACGCCGAACTGAAGAAGGGCCTGACCGTCGGCTTCCTGCCGAAGCAGGTCAACAACCCGTACTTCACCTCGGCCGACAAGGGCGGCGAGGCGGCCCTGAAGGAGCTGGGCTCCAGCTACAAGGAGGTCGGCCCGTCCAGCGCCACGGACACCTCCGGCCAGGTCAACTACGTCAACACGCTCACCCAGCAGCAGGTCGACGCCATGGCCGTCTCCGCGCAGGACCCGGGCGCCCTGTGCACCGCGCTCAAGCAGGCCATGAGCAACGACATCAAGGTCGTCACCTACGACTCCGACACCAAGCCGGAGTGCCGCAACGCCTTCGTCTCGCAGGCCAGCGCCGAGGACCTGGGCCGCACCGAGGTCCAGCTGCTCGCCGAGCAGATCGGCTACAAGGGCGAGATCGCGATCCTGTCCGCGGCGCAGACCGCGACCAACCAGAACACCTGGATCGAGTTCATGAAGGACGAACTCAAGGACCCCAAGTACAAGGACATCAAGCTCGTCAAGGTCGCCTACGGTGACGACGACGCCCAGAAGTCCTTCCAGCAGACCCAGGGCCTGCTCCAGGAGTACCCGAACCTGAAGGGGATCATCTCCCCGACCACGGTCGGCATCAAGGCCGCCGCCCAGTACCTGTCGGGCTCAAAGTACAAGGGCAAGGTCAAGCTGACCGGCCTCGGCACCCCGAACGACATGCGCAAGTACGTCAAGGACGGCACGGTCGAGGGCTTCGAGCTGTGGGACCCGGCGAAGCTCGGCGAGCTGGCCGCCCGTACCGCCGTGGCGCTGGTCTCCGGCCAGATCACCGGCAAGGAGGGCGAGACCTTCACCGCCGGTGACATGGGCGAGTACACCATCGGCAAGGACGGCGTCATCAGCCTCGGCAAGCCCACCGTGTTCAACAAGGAGAACATCGACAAGTTCGACTTCTGA
- a CDS encoding ABC transporter permease: MADSTLSRAVRWDTVVGALLIVVLLLSFTTVDGFGNALNLSFLIGNTLPIALVALPMTLLVVSGEIDLSVASTAGLSGAVMGALWNQGMTIETIIPICLALGVVCGLINGLLVTKLGLSSLAVTIGTLAAYRGIAQIVLGSDAVTDFPTQYLDFAAGRIGDSFVPQAFIPFLVLLVIAVIALHATPFGRSVFATGASEEAARFAGIRVKRQKLILFTVTGLMASLTGIFWALHYASARYDNATGLELSVVAAVLLGGIDFDGGKGTLGGAIAGVFLLGTLQNVMSLQDVSAQSQIVVTGVLLVLSVLGPRVARQISVARAGRRAASAPVTKAPTPAP; this comes from the coding sequence ATGGCTGACTCCACGCTGTCGCGCGCCGTTCGCTGGGACACGGTGGTCGGGGCCCTCCTCATCGTCGTGCTCCTGCTGTCCTTCACCACCGTCGACGGCTTCGGCAACGCGCTCAACCTGTCCTTCCTGATCGGCAACACCCTGCCGATCGCGCTGGTCGCCCTCCCGATGACCCTCCTCGTGGTCTCCGGTGAGATCGACCTGTCGGTCGCCTCCACCGCCGGTCTCTCCGGCGCGGTGATGGGCGCCCTGTGGAACCAGGGCATGACCATCGAGACGATCATCCCGATCTGTCTGGCCCTCGGTGTGGTCTGCGGGCTGATCAACGGCCTGCTGGTCACCAAGCTCGGTCTGTCGTCCCTCGCCGTCACCATCGGCACGCTCGCCGCCTACCGGGGCATCGCGCAGATCGTCCTCGGCTCCGACGCGGTCACCGACTTCCCCACCCAGTACCTGGACTTCGCCGCGGGCCGGATCGGCGACAGCTTCGTCCCGCAGGCCTTCATCCCCTTCCTGGTCCTGCTGGTGATCGCCGTGATCGCCCTGCACGCCACCCCCTTCGGCCGCTCGGTCTTCGCGACCGGGGCGAGCGAGGAGGCCGCCCGGTTCGCCGGCATCCGGGTCAAGCGGCAGAAGCTGATCCTCTTCACGGTGACCGGCCTGATGGCCTCCCTCACCGGCATCTTCTGGGCCCTGCACTACGCCAGCGCCCGCTACGACAACGCCACCGGGCTCGAACTCTCGGTCGTCGCCGCCGTGCTGCTCGGCGGTATCGACTTCGACGGCGGCAAGGGAACACTCGGCGGCGCGATCGCCGGCGTGTTCCTCCTCGGCACCCTGCAGAACGTCATGAGCCTCCAGGACGTCTCCGCGCAGTCGCAGATCGTCGTCACCGGCGTCCTGCTCGTCCTCTCCGTGCTCGGCCCCCGGGTCGCACGCCAGATCTCCGTCGCCAGGGCCGGCCGCAGAGCCGCTTCGGCGCCGGTCACCAAGGCGCCCACTCCAGCCCCCTGA
- a CDS encoding ABC transporter permease yields MTVTTPQNTPVAEVPKSSGTRLVDRVFKMRELAILVVFLVMIVVTQLGNSEFLTEQGIKDLLLNATILVLVAVGQSLVVITRNVDLSVGSTLGISAFAAGTYLQGGGNAVVAVLLAVLMGIGFGLLNGLLVSLGQVPALVVTLGTLYIIRGIDSIWVGSRQIVASGLPDGFIDFGSGGIYAVPYLALIALAVLVATAYYMKHFGSGRELYALGSNPEAARLAGIPVRKRILMAYTFCGALAGLAGALYLARFGNVDSSTGNGYELTVVSAVVVGGVVFTGGSGSVYGAALGALLLTSINSVLPALGVSSVWVLAINGILLILAIAVDRVVAVRVATALKKRNARHG; encoded by the coding sequence ATGACGGTGACCACCCCTCAGAACACCCCCGTCGCCGAGGTGCCCAAGTCCAGCGGCACCCGGCTCGTGGACCGCGTCTTCAAGATGCGCGAACTCGCCATCCTGGTCGTCTTCCTGGTGATGATCGTCGTCACCCAGCTGGGCAACAGCGAGTTCCTCACCGAGCAGGGCATCAAGGACCTGCTGCTCAACGCGACCATCCTGGTGCTGGTCGCCGTCGGCCAGTCACTGGTCGTCATCACCCGTAACGTCGACCTCTCGGTCGGCTCCACCCTCGGTATCAGCGCGTTCGCCGCCGGTACCTATCTCCAGGGCGGCGGCAACGCGGTGGTGGCCGTGCTCCTGGCGGTCCTGATGGGCATCGGCTTCGGCCTGCTGAACGGCCTGCTCGTCAGCCTCGGCCAGGTGCCCGCCCTCGTCGTCACCCTCGGCACGCTCTACATCATCCGCGGCATCGACTCCATCTGGGTCGGCTCCCGGCAGATCGTCGCCTCCGGCCTCCCGGACGGGTTCATCGACTTCGGCTCCGGCGGCATCTACGCCGTGCCCTATCTCGCCCTGATCGCGCTGGCGGTCCTGGTGGCCACGGCCTACTACATGAAGCACTTCGGCAGCGGCCGTGAGCTGTACGCGCTCGGGTCCAACCCGGAGGCCGCCCGCCTGGCCGGTATCCCGGTCCGCAAGCGGATCCTGATGGCGTACACCTTCTGCGGCGCCCTCGCCGGGCTCGCCGGCGCGCTGTACCTGGCCCGTTTCGGCAACGTCGACTCCAGCACCGGCAACGGCTACGAACTCACCGTCGTCAGCGCGGTCGTGGTCGGTGGTGTGGTCTTCACCGGCGGCTCCGGCAGCGTCTACGGCGCGGCGCTCGGCGCCCTGCTGCTGACCTCCATCAACAGCGTGCTGCCCGCCCTCGGCGTCAGCTCGGTGTGGGTGCTCGCGATCAACGGCATCCTGCTCATCCTCGCCATCGCCGTGGACCGCGTGGTCGCGGTGCGGGTGGCGACCGCCCTGAAGAAGAGGAACGCCCGCCATGGCTGA
- a CDS encoding sugar ABC transporter ATP-binding protein, translated as MTHRSDKGPAPVLALKGISKSFGAVRALRDVSLELFPGEVHALAGENGAGKSTLIKSLAGVHRPDSGQVLLDGEPTVFHGPADARDAGIAVIYQEPTLFPDLSIAENIFMGRQPRRALGRIDHKATHAATLALMQRLGVELDPDRPARGLSIADQQIVEIAKALSFDARVLIMDEPTAALTGSEVARLFGVVRTLREQGSAVLFISHRLEEIFQICQRVTTLRDGAWISSEPIDGMTEDDLVRRMVGRDLDELYPKQEVEPGEVALSVRRLTREGVFTDVSFDVRRGEIVGLAGLVGAGRTEVARAVFGIDRWDAGEVSLDGKALINGAPSTAMAAGLALVPEDRRAQGLVMDMSIERNIGLTGLRTTVKAGLMDRGAERSRSLDWAVKLQVKYARIADTVNTLSGGNQQKVVLAKWLATGPKVLIVDEPTRGIDVGTKAEVHRLLSELAADGVAVLMISSDLPEILGMADRVLVMHEGRLTAEIPRSEATEESVMAAATGRAAA; from the coding sequence ATGACCCACCGGTCCGACAAGGGTCCGGCCCCCGTTCTCGCTCTGAAGGGCATCTCCAAGTCCTTCGGCGCCGTACGCGCCCTGCGGGACGTGTCCCTGGAGCTGTTCCCGGGCGAGGTGCACGCACTCGCCGGGGAGAACGGCGCGGGTAAGTCGACCCTGATCAAGAGCCTCGCCGGGGTGCACCGACCGGACTCCGGTCAGGTGCTCCTCGACGGCGAGCCCACCGTGTTCCACGGCCCGGCCGACGCCCGGGACGCGGGCATCGCCGTGATCTACCAGGAGCCCACTCTCTTCCCCGACCTCTCGATCGCCGAGAACATCTTCATGGGCCGTCAGCCGCGGCGAGCCCTCGGCCGCATCGACCACAAGGCCACCCACGCGGCCACCCTCGCGCTGATGCAGCGGCTCGGTGTCGAACTCGACCCCGACCGCCCGGCACGCGGCCTGTCCATCGCCGACCAGCAGATCGTCGAGATCGCCAAGGCGCTGTCCTTCGACGCCCGCGTCCTGATCATGGACGAGCCGACGGCCGCCCTCACCGGCAGCGAGGTGGCCCGACTCTTCGGCGTCGTCCGCACCCTGCGCGAGCAGGGCTCGGCCGTCCTCTTCATCTCCCACCGCCTGGAGGAGATCTTCCAGATCTGCCAGCGCGTCACCACCCTGCGCGACGGGGCCTGGATCTCCAGCGAACCGATCGACGGCATGACCGAGGACGACCTGGTCCGCCGCATGGTCGGCCGCGACCTGGACGAGCTGTACCCGAAGCAGGAGGTCGAGCCGGGCGAAGTCGCGCTGAGCGTGCGCCGGCTGACCCGCGAGGGCGTGTTCACCGATGTCTCCTTCGACGTCCGCCGCGGCGAGATCGTCGGCCTGGCCGGCCTGGTCGGCGCCGGCCGTACGGAGGTCGCACGCGCCGTCTTCGGCATCGACCGCTGGGACGCGGGCGAGGTCTCCCTCGACGGCAAGGCGCTCATCAACGGCGCCCCCTCCACCGCGATGGCCGCCGGGCTCGCCCTGGTCCCCGAGGACCGCCGCGCCCAGGGCCTGGTGATGGACATGTCCATCGAGCGCAACATCGGCCTCACCGGACTCCGTACGACCGTCAAAGCCGGTCTGATGGACCGCGGCGCCGAGCGCAGCCGCTCCCTCGACTGGGCCGTCAAGCTCCAGGTCAAGTACGCCCGGATCGCCGACACCGTCAACACCCTGTCCGGCGGCAACCAGCAGAAGGTCGTCCTCGCCAAGTGGCTCGCCACCGGCCCGAAGGTGCTGATCGTCGACGAGCCCACCCGCGGCATCGACGTCGGCACCAAGGCCGAAGTGCACCGCCTGCTCAGCGAGTTGGCCGCCGACGGCGTGGCCGTGCTGATGATCTCCTCCGACCTGCCCGAGATCCTCGGCATGGCCGACCGCGTGCTGGTGATGCACGAGGGCCGGCTCACCGCCGAGATCCCTCGCTCCGAAGCCACCGAGGAATCCGTGATGGCCGCAGCCACCGGGAGGGCCGCCGCATGA
- the rhaI gene encoding L-rhamnose isomerase has protein sequence MTELAAVKAALKTQAVETPSWAYGNSGTRFKVFAQQGVPRNPWEKLDDAGKVHEFTGVAPTVALHIPWDKVEDYAALAKHAQQRGVKLGAINSNTFQDDDYKLGSICHPEAAVRRKAVDHLLECVDIMDATGSRDLKLWFADGTNYPGQDDIRERQDRLAEGLAEVYQRLGDDQRMLLEYKFFEPAFYTTDVPDWGTAYAHCLKLGPKAQVVVDTGHHAPGTNIEFIVATLLREGKLGAFDFNSRFYADDDLMVGSADPFQLFRIMYEVVRGGGFTPEVAFMLDQCHNIEAKIPAIIRSVMNVQEATAKALLVDADALRAAQRAGDVLEANAVVMDAYNTDVRPLLREVREEMGLDPDPLAAYRASGWAAKIVEERVGGEQAGWGA, from the coding sequence GTGACCGAGCTCGCCGCGGTGAAGGCCGCCCTCAAGACACAGGCCGTCGAGACGCCGTCGTGGGCGTACGGAAACTCCGGAACCCGTTTCAAGGTGTTCGCCCAACAGGGTGTCCCGCGCAACCCCTGGGAGAAGCTGGACGACGCCGGCAAGGTCCACGAGTTCACCGGCGTGGCGCCGACCGTGGCGCTGCACATCCCGTGGGACAAGGTGGAGGACTATGCGGCCCTCGCGAAGCACGCGCAGCAGCGCGGCGTGAAGCTGGGCGCCATCAACTCCAACACCTTCCAGGACGACGACTACAAGCTGGGCAGCATCTGCCACCCGGAGGCGGCGGTCCGCCGCAAGGCCGTCGACCACTTGCTGGAGTGCGTCGACATCATGGACGCGACCGGGTCGCGCGATCTGAAGCTGTGGTTCGCGGACGGGACGAACTATCCCGGCCAGGACGACATCCGTGAGCGCCAGGACCGGCTGGCCGAAGGCCTCGCCGAGGTCTACCAGCGGCTCGGGGACGACCAGCGGATGCTGCTGGAGTACAAGTTCTTCGAGCCGGCGTTCTACACGACCGACGTGCCGGACTGGGGCACCGCCTACGCGCACTGCCTGAAGCTCGGCCCGAAGGCACAGGTCGTGGTCGACACCGGGCACCACGCGCCGGGGACCAACATCGAGTTCATCGTGGCGACGCTGCTGCGGGAGGGCAAGCTCGGCGCGTTCGACTTCAACTCGCGCTTCTACGCGGACGACGACCTGATGGTGGGCTCGGCGGACCCGTTCCAGCTGTTCCGGATCATGTACGAGGTGGTGCGTGGGGGCGGGTTCACTCCCGAGGTCGCGTTCATGCTCGACCAGTGCCACAACATCGAGGCGAAGATCCCGGCGATCATCCGGTCGGTGATGAACGTGCAGGAGGCCACGGCGAAGGCACTGCTCGTCGACGCGGACGCGCTGCGCGCCGCCCAGCGGGCCGGGGACGTGCTGGAGGCCAACGCCGTGGTGATGGACGCCTACAACACGGATGTGCGGCCGTTGCTGCGGGAGGTGCGGGAGGAGATGGGGCTGGACCCCGATCCCCTTGCCGCGTACCGCGCGTCCGGGTGGGCGGCAAAGATCGTCGAGGAGCGGGTCGGCGGAGAGCAGGCCGGCTGGGGGGCCTGA
- a CDS encoding bifunctional aldolase/short-chain dehydrogenase, translating into MATHPEAAALLARSRRLGADPRNTNYAGGNASAKGTDTDPVTGGDVELMWVKGSGGDLGTLTEAGLAVLRLDRMRALVDVYPGVEREDEMVAAFDYCLHGKGGAAPSIDTAMHGLVDAAHVDHLHPDSGIALACAADGEKLTAECFGDSVVWVPWRRPGFQLGLDIAAVKRENPQAIGCVLGGHGITAWGDTAEECEKNSLHIIRTAERFLAERGKAEPFGPLVEGYAALDDAERRERAAALAPYVRAVASQDRAQVGHFTDAEVVLDFLARAEHPRLAALGTSCPDHFLRTKVRPLVLDLPPTADLDTAIARLKELHAEYREEYAAYYQRHAEPDSPAMRGADPAIVLIPGVGMFSFGKDKQTARVAGEFYVNAINVMRGAEAVSTYAPIEESEKFRIEYWALEEAKLRRMPKPKPLATRVALVTGAGSGIGKAIAHRLVAEGACVVVADLNAENAAAVAEELGGADKAVAVTVDVTDEQRIGEAFKAAALAFGGVDLVVNNAGISISKPLLETSAKDWDLQHDIMARGSFLVSREAARTMIAQGLGGDIVYIASKNAVFAGPNNIAYSATKADQAHQVRLLAAELGEHGIRVNGVNPDGVVRGSGIFAAGWGAQRAATYGIEEEKLGEFYAQRTILKREVLPEHVANAVFALTGGELTHTTGLHVPVDAGVAAAFLR; encoded by the coding sequence ATGGCCACCCATCCCGAAGCCGCAGCTCTGCTCGCCCGGTCCCGTCGGCTCGGCGCCGATCCGCGGAACACCAACTACGCCGGTGGGAACGCGTCCGCCAAGGGGACGGACACCGATCCCGTCACCGGGGGTGATGTGGAGCTGATGTGGGTGAAGGGGTCCGGCGGTGACCTGGGCACCTTGACCGAGGCCGGACTCGCCGTGCTGCGGCTGGACCGGATGCGGGCGCTCGTCGACGTCTATCCGGGGGTGGAGCGCGAGGACGAGATGGTGGCCGCGTTCGACTACTGCCTGCACGGCAAGGGTGGGGCGGCGCCGTCGATCGACACCGCGATGCACGGGCTGGTCGACGCCGCGCACGTGGATCATCTGCACCCCGACTCCGGGATCGCCCTCGCCTGCGCGGCCGACGGGGAGAAGCTGACCGCCGAGTGTTTCGGCGACAGCGTGGTGTGGGTGCCGTGGCGGCGGCCCGGGTTCCAGCTGGGGCTGGACATCGCCGCCGTGAAGCGGGAGAACCCGCAGGCCATCGGCTGTGTGCTCGGCGGGCACGGGATCACCGCCTGGGGCGACACCGCCGAGGAGTGCGAGAAGAACTCGCTGCACATCATCCGTACCGCCGAACGGTTCCTCGCCGAGCGGGGGAAGGCGGAGCCGTTCGGGCCCCTCGTCGAGGGATACGCGGCACTGGACGACGCGGAGCGCCGGGAGCGGGCGGCGGCCCTCGCGCCGTACGTCCGCGCCGTCGCCTCGCAGGACAGGGCGCAGGTCGGGCACTTCACCGACGCGGAGGTCGTGCTCGACTTCCTGGCGCGTGCCGAGCACCCCCGGCTCGCCGCTCTCGGCACCTCCTGCCCCGACCACTTCCTCCGTACGAAGGTCCGGCCGCTCGTGCTGGATCTTCCGCCGACCGCCGACCTCGACACGGCGATCGCGCGGCTCAAGGAACTGCACGCCGAGTACCGCGAGGAGTACGCCGCCTACTACCAGCGGCACGCCGAGCCCGACTCCCCCGCGATGCGCGGCGCCGACCCGGCGATCGTGCTGATCCCGGGCGTGGGCATGTTCAGCTTCGGCAAGGACAAGCAGACCGCGCGGGTGGCCGGCGAGTTCTACGTCAACGCGATCAACGTGATGCGGGGCGCCGAGGCGGTGTCGACGTACGCGCCGATCGAGGAGTCGGAGAAGTTCCGCATCGAGTACTGGGCGCTGGAGGAGGCCAAGCTGCGGCGGATGCCGAAGCCGAAGCCGCTGGCGACCCGGGTCGCGCTCGTCACGGGCGCGGGCAGCGGGATCGGCAAGGCCATCGCGCACCGGCTCGTGGCCGAGGGTGCCTGTGTCGTGGTCGCCGACCTCAACGCCGAGAACGCCGCCGCCGTCGCCGAGGAGCTGGGCGGAGCGGACAAGGCCGTCGCCGTGACCGTCGACGTGACGGACGAGCAGCGGATCGGGGAGGCCTTCAAGGCCGCCGCGCTGGCCTTCGGCGGGGTCGACCTCGTCGTCAACAACGCGGGCATCTCGATCTCCAAGCCGCTGCTGGAGACGTCGGCCAAGGACTGGGACCTGCAGCACGACATCATGGCCCGTGGATCGTTCCTGGTGTCGCGTGAGGCCGCGCGGACGATGATCGCGCAGGGGCTGGGGGGCGACATCGTCTACATCGCCTCGAAGAACGCCGTCTTCGCCGGGCCCAACAACATCGCCTACTCCGCCACCAAGGCCGACCAGGCCCACCAGGTGCGGCTGCTCGCCGCCGAACTGGGCGAGCACGGCATCCGCGTCAACGGCGTCAACCCCGACGGTGTGGTGCGCGGCTCCGGGATCTTCGCGGCCGGCTGGGGTGCCCAGCGCGCGGCGACCTACGGGATCGAGGAGGAGAAGCTCGGCGAGTTCTACGCCCAGCGGACCATCCTCAAGCGCGAGGTGCTGCCGGAGCACGTGGCGAACGCGGTGTTCGCGCTGACCGGCGGGGAGCTGACGCACACCACCGGTCTGCACGTGCCGGTCGACGCCGGCGTGGCCGCCGCCTTCCTCCGATGA
- a CDS encoding rhamnulokinase has protein sequence MSASATGGSVKSYAAVDLGASSGRVMVGRAGRDSLELVEAHRFPNRPVRTPEGLRWDVLSLYAGVLDGLKAAGRVDSVGIDSWAVDYGLLDADGALLGNPVHYRDARTEGVAEKVWATVPAAELYAETGLQYAPFNTLYQLVAARSSAQFAHAERLLLIPDLLTYWLTGESGTELTNASTTQLIDPRTRDWSRDVADRLGIDLGLFAPLRQPGDPAGLLRPEVLEATGLSGPVPVTTVGSHDTASAVAAVPATGERFAYICTGTWSLAGLELAAPVLTEASRAANFTNELGLDGTVRYLRNIMGLWLLQECVREWGDPDLGELLRGAAAVPALRSVVDAGDSAFLAPGRMPERIAEACRDSGQPVPRTPAETTRCILDSLALAHRRAVAEAQALADHPVDVVHIVGGGTRNALLCQLTADACGLPVVAGPAEAAALGNVLVQARAHGLVGDRASMRRLLARTQPLVRYEPQGDPAAWRAAEARLADR, from the coding sequence ATGAGCGCGTCCGCGACCGGCGGGTCCGTGAAGTCGTACGCGGCGGTCGACCTCGGTGCGTCCAGCGGGCGCGTCATGGTCGGCCGCGCGGGGCGGGACTCGCTGGAACTGGTCGAGGCGCACCGGTTCCCGAACCGGCCGGTGCGCACCCCCGAGGGGCTGCGCTGGGACGTGCTCTCGCTGTACGCGGGGGTGCTCGACGGGCTGAAGGCGGCCGGGCGGGTCGACTCCGTCGGGATCGACAGCTGGGCCGTCGACTACGGGCTGCTGGACGCGGACGGCGCTCTGCTGGGCAATCCGGTGCACTACCGGGACGCCCGGACCGAGGGTGTCGCGGAGAAGGTGTGGGCGACCGTGCCCGCCGCCGAGCTGTACGCGGAGACCGGGTTGCAGTACGCGCCCTTCAACACGCTGTACCAGCTGGTCGCCGCCCGGTCGTCCGCCCAGTTCGCCCATGCCGAGCGGTTGTTGCTCATCCCCGATCTGCTGACGTACTGGCTGACCGGGGAGTCCGGCACCGAGCTGACCAACGCCTCCACCACGCAGCTGATCGACCCGCGCACCCGTGACTGGTCGCGGGACGTCGCGGACCGCCTGGGCATCGACCTCGGCCTGTTCGCACCGCTGCGGCAGCCCGGTGACCCGGCGGGCCTGCTGCGGCCCGAGGTGCTGGAGGCCACGGGGCTCTCCGGACCGGTTCCGGTGACGACGGTCGGGTCGCACGACACCGCCTCGGCGGTGGCGGCCGTGCCGGCGACCGGGGAGCGGTTCGCGTACATCTGCACCGGCACCTGGTCGCTGGCCGGCCTGGAGCTTGCGGCCCCGGTGCTGACCGAGGCGAGCCGGGCGGCCAACTTCACCAACGAGCTGGGGCTCGACGGCACGGTCCGCTACCTCCGGAACATCATGGGGCTGTGGCTGCTCCAGGAGTGCGTACGGGAGTGGGGGGACCCGGATCTGGGTGAACTGCTGCGGGGCGCCGCCGCGGTGCCCGCGCTGCGCTCGGTGGTGGACGCCGGGGACTCGGCGTTCCTCGCGCCCGGCCGGATGCCCGAGCGGATCGCCGAGGCGTGCCGGGACTCGGGGCAACCCGTCCCTCGGACGCCCGCCGAGACCACCCGGTGCATTTTGGACTCGCTGGCCCTCGCCCACCGGCGGGCCGTCGCCGAGGCCCAGGCGCTGGCCGACCACCCCGTCGACGTCGTCCACATCGTGGGCGGCGGCACCCGCAACGCCCTGCTGTGCCAGCTCACCGCCGACGCCTGCGGGCTACCGGTGGTGGCCGGGCCGGCGGAGGCGGCGGCCCTGGGCAACGTCCTCGTCCAGGCCCGCGCCCACGGCCTGGTCGGCGACCGGGCCTCGATGCGGCGACTGCTCGCCCGCACCCAGCCGCTGGTGCGGTACGAGCCGCAAGGTGACCCGGCGGCCTGGCGTGCGGCGGAGGCCCGGCTCGCCGACAGGTGA
- a CDS encoding (Fe-S)-binding protein: MRVALFLTCVNDTLYPDTGRAVVKLLTRLGVDVDFPMGQTCCGQAHYNTGYRHEAEPLARKFSDVFREYEAIVTPSGSCGAMVRELYPRMGERARAEGRGDGLARTLAPVVPKTYELTEFLVDVLGVTDVGAYYPHKVTYHPTCHGLRSLGLGERPRRLLQAVKGLELVELPGADECCGFGGTFAVKNPDVSAAMGADKVRNAESTGAEVLCAADNSCLMHLGGTMTRLRTDLRPVHIAEILASTEEEPLV; this comes from the coding sequence ATGCGTGTCGCCCTGTTCCTGACCTGTGTCAACGACACGCTCTATCCCGACACCGGCCGGGCCGTGGTGAAACTGCTGACCAGGCTGGGTGTGGACGTCGACTTCCCGATGGGTCAGACCTGCTGCGGGCAGGCGCACTACAACACCGGATACCGGCACGAGGCCGAGCCACTCGCCCGGAAGTTCTCCGATGTATTCCGGGAGTACGAGGCGATCGTGACGCCGTCCGGCTCGTGCGGGGCGATGGTGCGGGAGCTGTATCCACGCATGGGTGAGCGAGCCCGTGCGGAGGGGCGCGGGGACGGTCTGGCGCGGACGCTGGCGCCCGTCGTACCGAAGACGTACGAGCTGACGGAGTTCCTGGTGGACGTGCTGGGTGTGACGGACGTCGGCGCGTACTACCCGCACAAGGTGACCTACCACCCGACCTGCCACGGACTGCGGAGCCTCGGCCTCGGTGAGCGGCCCCGGCGGCTGCTCCAGGCCGTGAAGGGACTGGAGCTGGTGGAGCTGCCCGGTGCCGACGAGTGCTGTGGCTTCGGCGGTACGTTCGCCGTGAAGAACCCCGATGTCTCGGCGGCGATGGGCGCGGACAAGGTGCGCAACGCCGAGTCGACGGGCGCCGAGGTGCTGTGCGCGGCCGACAACTCCTGCCTGATGCACCTCGGTGGCACGATGACCCGGCTGCGGACGGACCTGCGGCCCGTCCACATCGCGGAGATCCTGGCGAGCACGG